Proteins encoded together in one Thermococcus gammatolerans EJ3 window:
- a CDS encoding sugar phosphate isomerase/epimerase family protein produces MKVGVNTCIVKEVSGRGFPLDELNVEVLELGFDDVEVLTEEGINWNVLKNLAGLEVEFTLHAPTSDGRNVSVDLGHYSRMNIVTMERVFKVASALDARIVVVHGGDIRGSYHRAFTNTRRQLMEISAIAEDYGVKLLVENLTDSRIGAFPHELLPFLEENVGICLDVGHAFLTAMKYGIPMDEFALLKADEIHVHDNNGVMDEHLPPGEGMIGRNYTGRLIGAVEPEYAVLEIRRYSRPESVFGAIDFVRSLKKIKVKGVVV; encoded by the coding sequence ATGAAGGTCGGTGTTAACACGTGCATAGTCAAAGAAGTCAGCGGAAGGGGCTTTCCACTCGACGAGTTGAACGTTGAAGTTCTGGAGCTCGGCTTCGACGACGTTGAGGTACTCACGGAGGAGGGCATCAATTGGAATGTCCTGAAAAATTTGGCCGGCCTTGAAGTGGAGTTTACCCTTCACGCCCCAACTTCCGACGGGAGGAACGTGAGTGTTGACCTCGGTCACTACAGCAGGATGAACATCGTAACCATGGAGCGCGTCTTCAAGGTCGCGAGCGCCCTCGACGCGAGGATAGTCGTCGTCCACGGAGGAGACATAAGGGGAAGCTACCACAGGGCCTTCACCAACACGAGGAGACAGCTCATGGAGATTTCGGCAATAGCAGAGGACTATGGAGTTAAGCTCCTCGTGGAGAACCTCACGGACAGCAGGATAGGGGCCTTTCCGCACGAGCTGCTGCCCTTCCTCGAGGAGAACGTCGGAATATGCCTCGACGTGGGGCACGCGTTCCTCACGGCCATGAAGTACGGCATTCCGATGGACGAGTTCGCCCTGCTGAAGGCTGACGAAATCCACGTCCACGACAACAACGGTGTTATGGACGAGCACCTTCCACCGGGGGAGGGCATGATAGGGAGGAACTACACAGGCAGGCTCATAGGGGCGGTAGAGCCCGAATACGCGGTTCTCGAGATAAGGCGCTACTCAAGACCCGAGAGCGTCTTCGGGGCTATAGACTTCGTTAGGTCGCTGAAAAAAATAAAGGTCAAAGGTGTGGTTGTATGA
- the pstA gene encoding phosphate ABC transporter permease PstA: MSKLNARKLKEKVFLACVGVLTFLAILPLFHIILSVAARGLPVIAERGGKFITGTLSEGGIGPAIAGTFLLTFLAALFGLPVAFLVGLYAYEFPNSTIGRWTKTLLQIMLEFPTILVGVFVMQILVIPMGTYSAIAGALALAIILTPYVAVYTHEAMREIPFTYREAAFSLGLTRAKVLFRVLAPMAKRGILTGVLIGLAKVAGETAPLLFTAGGLYESYPDSITRPVGAIPLLIYQLVQSPSKADHQTAWGASLVLLLIFLGIFIPIRLSLREVKL, from the coding sequence ATGTCAAAGCTTAACGCGAGAAAGCTGAAAGAGAAAGTGTTCCTTGCCTGCGTTGGGGTCTTAACTTTCCTCGCAATCCTCCCGCTCTTCCACATCATCCTATCGGTCGCGGCCAGAGGCCTGCCCGTCATAGCGGAGCGCGGAGGGAAGTTCATAACCGGCACGCTCTCCGAAGGTGGCATAGGTCCGGCCATAGCCGGAACCTTCCTGCTGACGTTTTTGGCGGCTTTATTCGGCCTTCCAGTTGCGTTTCTCGTCGGCCTCTATGCCTACGAGTTTCCGAACAGCACCATAGGCAGGTGGACGAAGACGCTCCTTCAGATAATGCTCGAGTTCCCCACGATACTCGTTGGGGTCTTCGTGATGCAGATTCTTGTCATTCCGATGGGAACTTACTCGGCCATAGCCGGCGCGCTGGCCCTCGCGATAATCCTCACACCCTACGTCGCCGTCTACACCCACGAGGCCATGCGTGAGATACCGTTCACATACCGCGAGGCGGCCTTTTCGCTCGGACTCACGAGAGCGAAGGTTCTCTTCCGGGTCCTGGCGCCGATGGCGAAGCGAGGAATACTGACGGGAGTCCTAATAGGGCTCGCCAAGGTTGCGGGGGAAACAGCACCTCTCCTCTTTACCGCTGGCGGGCTCTACGAGAGCTATCCCGACTCAATCACGAGGCCCGTTGGGGCAATACCGCTCCTTATCTACCAGCTCGTCCAGAGCCCGAGTAAGGCCGACCACCAGACCGCGTGGGGGGCCTCGCTCGTTCTCCTGCTGATTTTCCTCGGGATATTCATACCCATAAGGCTCAGCCTTAGGGAGGTGAAACTGTGA
- a CDS encoding DMT family transporter — protein sequence MDRETEGTLLALIVLILLGLEPVVIKANPVNPFAFASLSALIASLILWPVILLSGRAREIREKPAELRRAFLTGLFATAIAYSLFSYGTRLSTAINSAILTRFEVFYSFLISWLLLRERITGRAVASALALIAGVFLVVAQGKRLEILRGDVLLLLTPLFWQLGHAIAKRTDYNPLTIATLRNTFGGLLLLIPAVATGFAFTKLALAEGLIIALTQSLWYLAIARINLSKATAILTPAPALTALVSIALLGERVTLYHLAGLALITLGTLAISREEGGVRE from the coding sequence ATGGACCGCGAAACCGAGGGAACGCTCTTAGCTCTCATCGTGCTAATCCTGCTCGGCCTCGAGCCGGTCGTAATCAAGGCCAACCCGGTTAACCCATTCGCCTTCGCCTCGCTGTCCGCCTTAATAGCCTCGCTAATCCTCTGGCCTGTTATACTTCTCAGCGGTCGGGCGAGAGAAATCCGAGAGAAGCCGGCAGAGCTGAGGAGGGCCTTTCTAACGGGCCTTTTCGCGACGGCGATAGCCTACTCGCTGTTCTCCTACGGGACGAGACTGAGCACTGCTATAAACTCGGCAATACTAACGCGCTTCGAGGTCTTTTATTCATTCCTCATTTCGTGGCTCCTCTTGAGGGAGAGGATAACTGGAAGAGCGGTGGCTTCGGCCCTGGCCCTAATCGCGGGCGTCTTCCTCGTGGTTGCGCAGGGAAAGAGACTAGAGATCCTGAGGGGCGACGTTCTGCTCCTCCTAACTCCCCTCTTCTGGCAGCTCGGGCACGCGATAGCCAAGAGAACCGATTACAACCCATTAACGATAGCAACGCTGAGGAACACCTTCGGCGGGCTTCTCCTCCTCATACCGGCCGTTGCGACGGGCTTTGCCTTCACGAAGCTCGCGCTGGCGGAGGGGCTGATAATAGCGCTCACCCAGAGCCTCTGGTATTTAGCGATAGCGCGGATTAACCTCTCGAAGGCGACGGCGATTCTAACGCCCGCGCCCGCTTTGACTGCCCTCGTCTCGATTGCTCTCCTCGGCGAGAGGGTAACCCTCTATCACCTCGCGGGCTTAGCCTTAATAACCCTCGGAACGTTAGCCATCAGCAGAGAGGAGGGCGGGGTGAGAGAATGA
- a CDS encoding phosphate signaling complex PhoU family protein, which produces MRKLLDMGIEQLKKMIREMANGSVEALESARRSIEGDFDSAEEISSRLHIIRSDVLELATELLVRYSPVASDLRFIQSAIDVSYDLYRISRYAMEIERTARIVKGPVELSRKAFPLTEEAVRLSVDAFRELDETLVGRLLELDRIIDDYYLRSLEALNENPEKAADALIMRHLERISDHAKEIGAKVVYIKEGRRM; this is translated from the coding sequence ATGAGAAAACTACTCGATATGGGGATTGAACAGCTGAAGAAGATGATTAGGGAGATGGCGAACGGCTCGGTTGAGGCCCTCGAATCGGCGAGGAGGAGCATAGAAGGCGACTTCGACTCCGCTGAAGAGATATCGAGCAGGCTCCACATAATAAGGTCTGACGTCCTCGAGCTTGCCACTGAGTTACTCGTCCGCTACTCGCCTGTTGCGAGTGACCTGCGCTTCATCCAGAGCGCCATAGACGTCTCCTACGACCTCTACAGGATTTCGAGGTACGCGATGGAGATAGAGAGGACGGCGAGGATCGTGAAAGGCCCCGTGGAGCTGTCGAGGAAGGCCTTTCCCCTGACGGAAGAGGCGGTTAGACTCTCAGTCGACGCCTTCAGGGAGCTCGACGAGACCCTCGTGGGAAGGCTCCTCGAGCTCGACAGGATTATCGACGACTACTACCTGCGCTCCCTCGAAGCGCTCAACGAGAACCCCGAGAAGGCCGCGGACGCGCTGATAATGCGCCACCTCGAAAGGATAAGCGACCACGCCAAGGAGATAGGGGCCAAGGTCGTTTACATAAAGGAGGGCAGGCGGATGTAA
- a CDS encoding acetate--CoA ligase family protein has translation MESLDFLFYPKSVAVIGASHVPGKVGNAIMRSITLRFEGKVYAVNVKGGEIEVNGKKFKVYRSIKEIPDEVDVAVIAVPAKFVPDVIDECGEKGVKGAIVISAGFKEAGRADLEEELLKRARKWGIRVVGPNCLGVTNLENGFDCNFNPPERQARPPFGKVAFMSQSGAFGAAILDWAAREKIGMSKFISLGNMADLDESDFMDYLGDDEKTGVITGYLEGVKDGRKFLETAKRVTLKKPVVILKSGRTEAGAKAAASHTGSLAGSYAIYRAAFEQSGVLEATTMRQLFNYAKVLAMQKPAKGDRVAIVTNGGGAGVMMSDGLLERGLKMAELSEETLKKFEEDVRAGKLPAHMSYKNPIDVIGDAPSSRYEIAMRYALEDPNVDVLVVIALFQSPALDEGIIDAVERMKAYGKPIVFVAPGGDFPHKMARNIEQKGIPVYETTEDAVDAVYALVKYGEWLRENGKL, from the coding sequence ATGGAGAGCCTCGACTTCCTGTTTTACCCGAAGAGCGTCGCTGTCATAGGTGCCTCCCACGTACCCGGGAAGGTTGGAAACGCCATAATGCGCTCGATAACTCTACGGTTTGAGGGCAAAGTCTACGCGGTCAACGTCAAGGGCGGTGAAATTGAGGTCAACGGGAAGAAGTTCAAGGTCTACAGAAGCATCAAAGAAATTCCGGACGAAGTTGACGTCGCTGTTATAGCGGTTCCGGCCAAGTTCGTGCCGGATGTTATAGACGAGTGCGGTGAGAAGGGCGTCAAGGGCGCGATAGTCATTTCGGCGGGCTTTAAGGAGGCCGGAAGGGCCGACCTCGAGGAGGAGCTTCTCAAGCGCGCGAGGAAGTGGGGCATTCGCGTTGTCGGTCCGAACTGTCTCGGCGTCACGAACCTTGAGAACGGCTTCGACTGCAACTTCAACCCGCCGGAGAGGCAGGCGAGGCCGCCCTTCGGAAAGGTTGCCTTCATGAGCCAGAGCGGTGCCTTTGGTGCTGCAATCCTCGACTGGGCGGCCAGAGAGAAAATAGGAATGAGCAAGTTCATCAGCCTCGGCAACATGGCCGACCTCGACGAGAGCGACTTCATGGACTACCTCGGCGACGACGAGAAGACGGGCGTTATAACCGGCTACCTTGAGGGCGTCAAGGACGGAAGGAAGTTCCTCGAAACGGCAAAGCGCGTTACCCTCAAGAAGCCCGTCGTGATTCTCAAGAGCGGAAGGACCGAGGCCGGTGCCAAGGCAGCAGCTTCCCACACTGGTTCCCTCGCGGGTTCATACGCGATTTACAGGGCGGCCTTTGAGCAGAGCGGTGTTCTGGAAGCGACCACGATGAGACAGCTCTTCAACTACGCGAAGGTCTTAGCTATGCAGAAGCCGGCCAAGGGCGACCGCGTTGCGATAGTCACCAACGGCGGTGGAGCAGGAGTCATGATGAGCGACGGCCTGCTCGAGCGCGGTTTGAAGATGGCTGAACTTAGCGAGGAGACGCTGAAGAAGTTCGAGGAGGACGTCAGGGCCGGAAAGCTTCCCGCTCACATGTCCTACAAGAACCCGATTGACGTCATAGGCGACGCCCCGTCGAGCAGGTACGAGATAGCTATGCGCTACGCCCTCGAAGACCCGAACGTTGACGTCCTCGTCGTCATCGCGCTCTTCCAGAGCCCGGCCCTTGACGAGGGAATCATTGACGCGGTCGAGAGAATGAAGGCCTACGGCAAGCCGATTGTCTTCGTTGCCCCCGGTGGAGACTTCCCGCACAAGATGGCGAGGAACATCGAGCAGAAGGGCATCCCCGTCTACGAGACCACCGAGGACGCGGTTGATGCCGTCTACGCCCTCGTTAAGTACGGCGAGTGGCTCAGGGAAAACGGGAAACTCTGA
- a CDS encoding type II toxin-antitoxin system VapC family toxin, producing MNGEMNVFFDSNVLIYHLGGVELAKPLIESVEDGRIKGFINPIVASEVLFFYVKAKTGLKSYEIKKKPSVLADIKLEPVFELFSLFNMLDVNSEIVKNSKRAMESYYLLPNDALIVSTCEFYGIRRIATFDEDFKRVKWLEIISNQQ from the coding sequence ATGAATGGTGAGATGAACGTCTTCTTTGATTCCAACGTTCTAATATACCATCTCGGTGGAGTAGAACTGGCAAAGCCCCTCATTGAGAGCGTGGAAGATGGTAGGATTAAGGGATTCATTAATCCCATCGTTGCTTCTGAGGTCCTATTCTTTTATGTAAAGGCCAAGACAGGTTTAAAATCCTACGAAATCAAGAAAAAGCCGTCAGTTCTTGCAGATATCAAGCTTGAGCCCGTCTTTGAGCTGTTTTCACTCTTCAACATGCTCGATGTCAACTCAGAGATTGTCAAAAACTCGAAGAGGGCAATGGAAAGTTATTATCTGCTTCCCAACGATGCCCTAATAGTCTCGACCTGCGAGTTCTATGGAATACGGAGAATAGCAACGTTTGACGAGGATTTCAAGCGTGTCAAATGGCTGGAGATTATCAGCAACCAACAATGA
- a CDS encoding MBL fold metallo-hydrolase, giving the protein MKVVILGSGSYSGTPKPLCTCENCSRARINPALRRTRFSLYFDKTLVDPSPDLHYHLERLNKRVERVLITHGHFDHIFGLPELQVFKRLKFYSHREALEVAKSLARLAFGSESPEGHEWSYNKLEFWEETRVGKMKVVHFPVTHTVTAGGFVIEVGGKRIAITGDTGPEILKDERAIKLMEGADLLIAEMTHREAIPGSHLGVREAIELAKRVGAGYTVFAHISHSNYPHEVLEKRVREAGIPGEVARDFTWVEV; this is encoded by the coding sequence ATGAAGGTCGTAATCCTTGGCTCGGGTTCATACAGCGGGACGCCCAAGCCCCTCTGCACCTGCGAGAACTGCTCGCGGGCGAGGATTAACCCAGCCCTGCGGAGAACGCGGTTCTCGCTCTACTTTGATAAAACGCTCGTTGACCCGAGTCCAGACCTTCACTACCACCTGGAAAGGCTGAACAAGAGGGTGGAGCGGGTTTTAATAACTCATGGCCACTTCGACCACATCTTTGGCCTGCCAGAGCTCCAAGTCTTCAAGCGCCTCAAATTTTACTCCCACAGAGAGGCACTTGAAGTCGCGAAAAGCTTAGCTAGGCTGGCCTTCGGCTCGGAAAGCCCGGAGGGGCACGAGTGGAGCTATAATAAGCTTGAGTTCTGGGAGGAGACGAGAGTCGGAAAGATGAAGGTCGTTCACTTCCCGGTTACCCACACGGTAACGGCAGGGGGCTTCGTCATCGAGGTGGGAGGGAAGAGGATAGCAATAACAGGTGACACGGGGCCGGAGATTCTGAAGGACGAAAGAGCAATAAAGCTCATGGAGGGGGCCGACCTGCTTATAGCGGAGATGACCCACAGGGAAGCCATCCCCGGCTCGCATCTTGGAGTTAGGGAGGCGATAGAGCTGGCGAAGAGGGTCGGGGCAGGCTACACAGTCTTCGCGCACATAAGCCACAGCAACTATCCTCACGAGGTTCTGGAGAAGAGGGTCAGAGAAGCAGGGATTCCGGGCGAGGTCGCGAGGGACTTCACGTGGGTTGAGGTTTAG
- a CDS encoding tryptophan--tRNA ligase produces the protein MKLEFKVTPWDVEGMVDYDKLIEQFGTSPLTDELLERTARLTKSELPIYFRRRFFFSHRDYDKILEDYESGRGFFLYTGRGPSGPMHIGHIIPFYATKWLQEKFGVNLYIQITDDEKFLFKNLTLDETKRWAYENILDIIAVGFDPDKTFIFQDSEFTKIYEMALPIAKKINYSMAKAVFGFNEQSKIGMIFYPAIQAAPTFFERKRCLIPAAIDQDPYWRLQRDFAESLGYYKTAALHSKFVPPLTGLEGKMSASKPETAVYLTDDPEEAGKKIWRFALTGGQPTLKEQREKGGNPEKCVVFKWLEIFFEEDDKKLMERYHACKAGELTCGECKRYLIKKVQEFLKEHQKKRKEAEKKVEKFKYTGELAREQWERAIPEKLR, from the coding sequence TTGAAATTGGAGTTTAAGGTTACCCCCTGGGACGTTGAGGGCATGGTGGACTACGACAAGCTGATAGAGCAGTTCGGAACCAGCCCGCTGACGGACGAGCTGCTTGAGAGGACCGCAAGGCTCACGAAGAGCGAATTGCCCATTTACTTCCGCAGGCGCTTCTTCTTCTCCCACAGGGACTACGACAAGATTTTGGAGGACTACGAGAGCGGAAGGGGCTTCTTCCTGTACACGGGGAGGGGCCCGAGCGGGCCGATGCACATAGGCCACATAATCCCCTTCTACGCCACCAAGTGGCTCCAGGAGAAGTTCGGCGTCAACCTTTACATACAGATAACCGACGACGAGAAGTTCCTCTTCAAGAACCTCACCCTGGACGAGACCAAGCGCTGGGCCTATGAAAACATCCTCGACATCATAGCGGTCGGCTTCGACCCCGACAAGACTTTCATCTTCCAGGACAGCGAGTTCACCAAAATCTACGAGATGGCCCTGCCTATAGCGAAGAAGATAAACTACTCAATGGCCAAAGCTGTCTTCGGCTTCAACGAGCAGAGCAAGATTGGAATGATTTTCTATCCTGCCATACAGGCCGCACCGACCTTCTTCGAGAGGAAGCGCTGTTTAATTCCGGCAGCAATTGACCAGGACCCCTACTGGAGGCTCCAGAGGGACTTCGCCGAGAGCCTCGGCTACTACAAGACAGCTGCGCTCCACTCGAAGTTCGTCCCACCGCTGACGGGTCTTGAGGGGAAGATGAGCGCGTCCAAACCCGAGACAGCGGTTTACCTCACCGACGACCCCGAGGAAGCTGGAAAGAAAATCTGGAGGTTCGCCCTAACCGGCGGTCAGCCCACTTTAAAGGAGCAGAGGGAGAAGGGCGGGAACCCGGAGAAGTGCGTCGTCTTCAAGTGGCTGGAGATCTTCTTCGAAGAGGACGACAAGAAGCTGATGGAGCGCTACCACGCGTGTAAAGCTGGAGAGCTGACGTGCGGTGAGTGCAAGCGCTACCTCATCAAGAAGGTGCAGGAGTTCCTGAAGGAGCACCAGAAGAAGCGCAAGGAGGCCGAGAAGAAGGTGGAGAAGTTCAAATACACAGGTGAGCTCGCGAGGGAGCAGTGGGAGAGGGCCATCCCCGAGAAGCTCCGGTGA
- a CDS encoding phosphate ABC transporter ATP-binding protein — translation MNYAIETRNLNVYYSSNHVIKGVDLEIPEKGVFALMGPSGCGKSTMLRTFNRLIELNESAKVEGEVRLFGKNIYSPDVDPIEVRKQVGMVFQYPNPFPHLTIYENVAIGLKLNNLLPKDEIPKRVEWALKKSALWEEVKDRLNDYPSNLSGGQRQRLVIARALAMKPKILLMDEPTANIDPVGTAKIEELLFELKDEYTIVLVTHSPAQAARVSDWVAFLYLGKLIEVGPTRKVFENPEHELTEKYVTGALG, via the coding sequence GTGAACTACGCGATTGAGACGAGGAATTTAAACGTCTACTACAGCTCAAACCACGTCATCAAGGGCGTTGATCTCGAGATTCCCGAGAAGGGCGTCTTCGCGCTCATGGGGCCGAGCGGCTGCGGAAAGTCGACGATGCTGAGGACGTTCAACAGGCTGATAGAGCTCAACGAGAGCGCGAAGGTTGAGGGTGAGGTCAGGCTCTTCGGGAAAAACATCTACTCCCCCGACGTTGACCCGATAGAGGTTAGAAAACAGGTCGGCATGGTCTTCCAGTATCCGAACCCATTCCCCCACCTGACGATTTACGAGAACGTTGCCATCGGCCTGAAGCTGAACAACCTGCTCCCCAAGGATGAGATACCGAAGAGGGTCGAGTGGGCCCTTAAGAAGTCCGCCCTCTGGGAGGAGGTCAAAGACAGGCTCAATGATTACCCCTCCAACCTGTCGGGCGGCCAGAGGCAGAGGCTCGTAATAGCGAGGGCCCTCGCTATGAAACCAAAAATCCTCCTGATGGACGAGCCAACGGCGAACATAGACCCGGTCGGAACCGCGAAGATTGAGGAGCTTTTGTTCGAGCTGAAGGACGAATACACCATAGTCCTCGTTACGCATTCACCAGCGCAGGCGGCGCGCGTTTCCGACTGGGTGGCGTTCCTCTACCTCGGGAAGCTCATTGAAGTGGGCCCGACGAGGAAGGTCTTCGAGAATCCCGAGCACGAGCTTACCGAGAAGTACGTGACCGGAGCCCTGGGGTGA
- a CDS encoding antitoxin family protein, with the protein MEVVVEAVYENGVLKPKKKLNLPEGSEVRIKIVPTRVSERTFGIAKMSKREIDEIIEEIEDEW; encoded by the coding sequence ATGGAAGTGGTTGTCGAAGCCGTCTATGAGAACGGCGTCCTGAAGCCTAAGAAAAAGCTCAACCTTCCTGAGGGGAGTGAGGTCAGAATTAAGATAGTCCCAACAAGAGTGTCCGAGAGGACCTTTGGGATAGCGAAGATGAGCAAGAGGGAAATTGACGAGATAATCGAGGAGATTGAAGATGAATGGTGA
- the pstC gene encoding phosphate ABC transporter permease subunit PstC encodes MRDTFKAMTFPAVLAVFLLFAGMLFVYFTNAMPAFHRFGIDVYLKNVWRASEEPSEELYGVAAAIWGSVYTSLIAIAIALPLSVSYSVFVVDYAPKWLKNPLIIISDIMAGLPTIIYGLWGALVLVPFLREHVMKPLYEHLSFIPLFSYPPTTGYSYFSAGVLLAIMVTPFASAIIREAYSMVPFTYREAVYALGATRFEATKILIGYIRPAIVSGTILAFGRAIGETVAVSLVIGNTFNMTWQLFAPGYTVSSLIANQFGNAFIYEYMTPVLYAAGLALFLIGLAVNLLGLRILGRWEENVKA; translated from the coding sequence ATGAGGGACACTTTCAAGGCTATGACGTTCCCCGCTGTCCTCGCCGTTTTCCTTCTCTTCGCGGGCATGCTCTTTGTGTACTTCACCAACGCGATGCCGGCTTTCCACCGCTTCGGAATTGACGTCTATCTGAAGAACGTCTGGCGCGCCTCGGAGGAGCCGAGTGAAGAGCTCTACGGTGTCGCCGCCGCAATATGGGGTAGCGTATACACCTCGCTGATTGCAATAGCCATCGCGCTCCCGCTATCGGTTTCTTATTCAGTTTTCGTCGTTGACTACGCGCCAAAGTGGCTTAAGAACCCGCTCATCATAATTTCAGACATAATGGCCGGGCTCCCGACGATAATCTACGGCCTCTGGGGAGCCCTCGTCCTCGTTCCTTTCCTCAGGGAGCACGTCATGAAGCCCCTGTATGAGCACCTTTCGTTCATCCCGCTCTTCTCGTATCCCCCTACAACCGGTTACAGCTACTTCTCGGCGGGCGTACTCCTCGCGATTATGGTTACCCCCTTCGCCTCGGCTATAATCAGGGAGGCATACTCCATGGTTCCATTCACATACCGCGAGGCCGTTTATGCCCTCGGCGCGACGAGGTTCGAGGCGACTAAAATTTTAATCGGCTACATAAGACCCGCAATAGTTTCGGGAACGATACTCGCCTTCGGAAGGGCGATAGGTGAGACCGTTGCCGTGTCCCTCGTCATAGGGAACACCTTCAACATGACCTGGCAGCTCTTCGCCCCCGGTTACACGGTATCGTCGCTCATAGCGAACCAGTTCGGGAACGCCTTCATCTACGAGTACATGACGCCCGTTCTATATGCCGCTGGCCTTGCGCTCTTCCTCATAGGCCTTGCCGTGAACCTGCTCGGCCTCAGGATTCTGGGGAGGTGGGAGGAGAATGTCAAAGCTTAA
- a CDS encoding ATP-binding protein, translated as MLREFVNRREEIKTLKDLWRKEGLTLALVYGRRRVGKTRLLEEFSRDKNRVFVIFEDKPREYNFRLLSKKVSEFIGFNVEVRDFPSLFALLKRLTNERVLVVLDEFSYLIKKDRGVLSELSRAIEENRDLNALIVVSGSHVSLLEREFFDYSSPIYGRSDANIKVRPLKFKHLYEWFNASTEDLVKIYSVTGGTPKYLEFFSGRNVEEEIKANFFNSSAFLFREARALLSEELRELSTYLAILEAIARGNTKVTQIANFCYMKENQVVPYLRVLGELGIVRKVTPLFGKKGIYEIADNYFLFWSRFVSPYYEEIEGNFTEAAVFDFERNFNTFLGRPFEEIAREFLIEANRKNLLPFRFTKLGRWWRRGEEIDIVALDEGSKKALFVEVKWSDLTAGKARKVLRQLEKKAELVGLEDYEKHYGIIAKRIEGKENLGLAFDLGDFDEVFTKRLSKTAGSNDSLSIGGES; from the coding sequence ATGCTTAGAGAATTTGTCAACCGTCGGGAGGAGATAAAGACACTCAAAGACCTGTGGCGCAAAGAGGGATTAACGCTCGCTCTCGTTTACGGAAGGAGAAGGGTTGGAAAGACGAGGCTTCTTGAAGAGTTTTCGCGGGACAAGAACAGGGTGTTCGTGATATTTGAGGACAAGCCGAGGGAATACAACTTCAGACTCCTCTCCAAGAAGGTTTCCGAGTTCATTGGATTCAACGTTGAGGTGAGAGATTTTCCGTCGCTGTTCGCCCTGCTGAAAAGACTGACGAACGAAAGGGTTCTCGTAGTCCTCGACGAGTTCTCCTACCTAATCAAAAAAGACAGAGGGGTACTCAGCGAGCTCTCGCGGGCCATAGAAGAGAACAGAGACCTCAACGCACTCATAGTGGTGTCGGGTTCCCACGTCTCCCTGCTTGAGCGCGAGTTCTTCGACTATTCGAGCCCCATCTACGGAAGGAGCGACGCCAACATCAAGGTCCGGCCGCTGAAGTTCAAGCACCTTTACGAATGGTTCAACGCGAGTACGGAAGACCTCGTGAAAATATACTCAGTTACTGGTGGAACGCCCAAGTACCTCGAATTCTTCAGCGGGAGGAACGTCGAGGAGGAGATAAAAGCCAACTTCTTCAACTCCTCGGCCTTTCTCTTCAGGGAAGCAAGGGCGCTCCTGAGTGAAGAGCTGAGGGAGCTGTCCACTTATCTGGCCATACTCGAGGCGATAGCGAGGGGGAACACAAAGGTTACCCAGATAGCGAACTTCTGCTACATGAAGGAGAATCAGGTTGTGCCTTATCTCCGGGTTCTCGGCGAGCTCGGAATAGTGAGGAAGGTAACTCCCCTCTTTGGGAAGAAGGGAATCTACGAGATAGCCGACAACTACTTCCTCTTCTGGTCGCGCTTTGTGAGCCCTTACTACGAGGAGATTGAGGGAAACTTCACCGAGGCCGCCGTTTTCGACTTCGAAAGGAACTTCAACACCTTCCTCGGAAGGCCCTTCGAGGAAATCGCAAGGGAGTTCCTGATTGAGGCCAACCGAAAGAACCTCCTGCCGTTCCGCTTCACCAAGCTCGGCAGGTGGTGGCGCAGAGGGGAGGAAATAGACATCGTGGCTCTCGACGAAGGCTCGAAAAAGGCCCTATTCGTCGAGGTCAAGTGGAGCGACCTGACGGCGGGAAAGGCGAGAAAAGTCCTGAGACAGCTCGAAAAGAAAGCCGAGCTCGTTGGATTGGAGGACTACGAGAAGCACTATGGAATAATCGCAAAGAGAATCGAGGGGAAGGAAAACCTTGGGCTGGCCTTTGACCTGGGGGATTTTGACGAGGTCTTTACCAAGCGCTTAAGCAAAACGGCAGGGAGTAATGATAGCTTGAGCATCGGGGGCGAGAGCTAA